One segment of Phaeacidiphilus oryzae TH49 DNA contains the following:
- a CDS encoding Rho termination factor N-terminal domain-containing protein, whose product MQKRSGPIRPHKSRTGAKTRTTARPSGRRTSTAAPRAAHRSPSRPAQRTTTRSAMTFDQLYAEAQRRRVPGRSSMRKAELIRALSR is encoded by the coding sequence GTGCAGAAGCGTTCCGGCCCGATACGGCCGCACAAGTCCCGCACCGGCGCGAAGACGAGGACCACGGCCCGCCCGAGTGGGCGCCGCACCTCGACGGCGGCACCCCGGGCTGCACACAGGAGCCCGTCCCGCCCCGCGCAGCGCACCACCACCCGCAGCGCGATGACCTTCGACCAGCTCTACGCCGAAGCGCAGCGCCGCCGGGTGCCGGGGCGCTCCTCCATGCGCAAGGCCGAGCTGATCCGCGCCCTCAGCCGCTGA
- a CDS encoding DUF7507 domain-containing protein: MGTGTSRRRSGRARTWVLLGAAGLAGSALAGTAPVRAATTSSTVLVNEDFTGATADARFHALGTACLTGAPTDPNPEPDDRTLTGCPIGTGPVPPNNAAPHGYLRLTDAGNDRTASVLYNSPLPANEGVDVSFDQWQYGGTSYPADGISFFLVDGAADLERPGAFGGSLGYAQKLPDNDPAQTFIPGVAKGYLGVGLDTLGNYFGDYERRGYGCATHSPAGSTTWSAPDAGNMVTLRGPGDGTEGYCFLTASTTNFTSARPWPSTLRGQLQGPTSAVSSDPVTAESQLEASRRTIRVRVTPVPDPVVTVTVDFHDGQGPQQVLSTPAPQPEPATYKFGFGSSTGYFTDVHLLRHVVATSDQPLPALNLVKQIDQTTPLPDPVTVGTVVRYEFVATNGGSTPIADLAVDDPVVGRVSCPVSTLAVGETTTCTGSHTITEQDLLRGYVDNAATAKGRSGGTEVASPESKVQLPLDRVFGLRLTKEVDDSRTYHAGESARYTFDVANTTDQTIHDLTVLDDHLTDVTCESTTLTPVNTPGAATRCTGTYTVTAADAEAGSTTNNAHARGTGDGGANVLSPPDSATIRVAHPVPTPTPTQPSSPAAKPSPSRAPGARPSASPFRPAGAARPTGPGGRPLAATGFDPGPVTGAAAALCAAGAAALTLRARRRRTRRHGDAGNTE; encoded by the coding sequence ATGGGCACTGGCACGAGTCGCAGACGGTCGGGCAGAGCTCGGACGTGGGTCCTGCTGGGGGCCGCCGGCCTGGCCGGCAGCGCGCTGGCCGGTACGGCGCCGGTGCGGGCGGCCACCACCTCCAGCACCGTCCTGGTGAACGAGGACTTCACCGGTGCGACGGCCGACGCCCGCTTCCACGCGCTCGGCACCGCCTGCCTCACCGGAGCCCCCACCGACCCCAATCCCGAGCCGGACGACCGGACCCTGACCGGCTGCCCGATCGGCACCGGCCCGGTGCCGCCGAACAACGCGGCCCCGCACGGCTACCTCCGCCTCACCGACGCGGGCAACGACCGTACGGCCTCGGTCCTCTACAACTCCCCACTGCCGGCCAACGAGGGGGTGGACGTCTCCTTCGACCAGTGGCAGTACGGCGGCACCAGCTACCCGGCGGACGGGATCTCCTTCTTCCTCGTCGACGGCGCCGCCGACCTGGAGCGCCCCGGAGCCTTCGGCGGCAGCCTCGGCTACGCCCAGAAGCTCCCGGACAACGACCCCGCGCAGACCTTCATCCCCGGAGTGGCCAAGGGCTACCTCGGCGTCGGCCTGGACACCCTCGGCAACTACTTCGGCGACTACGAGCGCCGCGGCTACGGCTGCGCCACCCACTCGCCGGCCGGCAGCACCACCTGGTCGGCGCCGGACGCGGGCAACATGGTCACCCTGCGCGGCCCCGGGGACGGCACCGAGGGCTACTGCTTCCTGACCGCCTCCACCACCAACTTCACCAGCGCCCGCCCGTGGCCCAGCACCCTGCGCGGGCAGTTGCAGGGCCCGACCTCCGCCGTGTCGAGCGATCCGGTCACCGCGGAGAGCCAGCTGGAGGCCTCCCGCCGGACGATCCGGGTGCGCGTCACCCCCGTGCCGGACCCGGTGGTGACGGTGACCGTGGACTTCCACGACGGGCAGGGGCCGCAGCAGGTGCTCAGCACCCCGGCGCCGCAACCGGAGCCCGCCACCTACAAGTTCGGCTTCGGCTCCTCCACCGGCTACTTCACCGACGTCCACCTGCTACGCCATGTCGTCGCCACCAGCGACCAGCCGCTGCCGGCGCTGAACCTGGTCAAGCAGATCGACCAGACCACCCCGCTGCCCGACCCGGTCACCGTCGGCACCGTCGTCCGGTACGAGTTCGTGGCCACCAACGGCGGCAGTACCCCGATCGCGGACCTGGCCGTCGACGACCCGGTGGTCGGCCGGGTCAGCTGCCCGGTCAGCACCCTCGCCGTGGGGGAGACCACCACCTGCACCGGCAGCCACACCATCACCGAGCAGGACCTGCTGCGCGGCTATGTGGACAACGCCGCCACCGCCAAGGGCAGGAGCGGCGGCACGGAGGTCGCCTCCCCGGAGTCCAAGGTCCAGTTGCCGCTCGACCGCGTCTTCGGCCTGCGGCTGACCAAGGAGGTCGACGACTCCCGCACCTACCACGCGGGCGAGTCGGCCCGGTACACCTTCGACGTGGCCAACACCACCGACCAGACCATCCACGACCTGACCGTCCTGGACGACCATCTGACCGATGTGACCTGCGAGTCCACCACCCTCACCCCGGTGAACACCCCCGGCGCGGCCACCCGGTGCACAGGCACCTACACCGTCACCGCCGCGGACGCCGAAGCCGGCTCGACCACCAACAACGCCCACGCCAGGGGAACCGGGGACGGCGGCGCCAACGTCCTCTCCCCGCCCGACTCAGCCACAATCCGGGTCGCCCATCCCGTCCCGACGCCCACCCCGACCCAGCCCTCCTCGCCCGCCGCGAAGCCCTCGCCGAGCCGTGCGCCCGGCGCCCGCCCCTCCGCGAGCCCGTTCCGGCCCGCCGGCGCTGCCCGCCCCACCGGCCCCGGCGGCCGTCCGCTGGCCGCCACCGGCTTCGACCCCGGCCCGGTCACCGGCGCCGCGGCGGCGCTCTGCGCGGCGGGGGCGGCGGCCCTCACCCTCAGGGCGCGCCGCCGCAGGACCCGCAGGCACGGCGACGCCGGGAACACCGAGTGA
- a CDS encoding SH3 domain-containing protein produces the protein MMFKTWLRRSALVAVSGAVAAAAGVLPAQAAAVPAPVRPATPVPASAPVPAHPAVPAPASALTPAHPAAPASAQAPAVKPQGAFTLEEEAVMAPVLAPVTAKAPYQGLVISRLGLLVRNGPTTKAQVIGSLRYHQKVGISCKVKGQVVAGNPRWYKLSNGTYAWASARYIANIGQVPPWC, from the coding sequence ATGATGTTCAAGACTTGGCTGCGCAGGTCGGCCCTGGTGGCCGTGTCCGGCGCGGTCGCCGCCGCGGCCGGTGTGCTCCCGGCCCAGGCCGCCGCGGTGCCGGCCCCGGTGCGCCCGGCGACTCCGGTCCCGGCGTCGGCGCCCGTCCCGGCGCACCCGGCGGTGCCCGCCCCGGCCTCGGCTCTCACCCCTGCCCACCCGGCGGCTCCGGCCTCGGCTCAGGCTCCGGCGGTGAAGCCGCAGGGGGCGTTCACGCTGGAGGAGGAGGCGGTGATGGCGCCGGTGCTCGCGCCGGTGACCGCCAAGGCCCCGTACCAGGGCCTGGTGATCTCCCGCCTCGGCCTGCTGGTGCGCAACGGCCCCACCACCAAGGCGCAGGTCATCGGCTCGCTGCGGTACCACCAGAAGGTGGGCATCAGCTGCAAGGTGAAGGGCCAGGTCGTGGCCGGCAACCCGCGCTGGTACAAGCTCTCCAACGGCACCTACGCCTGGGCCTCGGCGCGCTACATCGCCAACATCGGCCAGGTCCCGCCGTGGTGCTGA